AACATTTTCTCGTCATCTCACCAACTCACCAAACTCAAAAGCCCAAATATCATTATTCcttctcacagtccccgaaacATTTGTTTTCCTACAGCTTAGCCCTCCCTGCTGTGCTAAGGCACTAAATGATGACAGTCTAGATTTCCCCGGGTTCAGGGTCTGGTCTGTCATGGGCTCCTTTTCGGTATAAATAGGTTAACTTTgtttgttgctatcaaaattatatattcagagattaagCGTTAGTCTGCTTATATCATTTACTCCAATGAACAAACGGAAAGTGAAAATTTAATATGAGTGAAGACCCGCATTTGATAGCGGCTAAACAGGAAATAAACACGTAGTGATCATGGTGTATGTAATATGGAGATGATAGCTGTGTTCAGCACCTTAAGCAAGCAGCCTGTAATTGACTAAACACAACAAGTAACGTTTAGATAATATCTGTAATTACCTTTATTTTCAGGAATGCACTTTCTTTTCTCGACACCTTTTGTCACCTTCAGTATTAACATCCAAGAAAAAAGAGCCAGGATGTAGTTTTCAGTGGTTCGGTTAATACCATTTCAAATAACACCTGTGCTGTACCATCAGAAAGTTTGGGGGTGGTTTGGCTATCGTTTAACGTGGCACTGAACTATATttaagctatatggcagcatcCATCACAAAGAGGAACGGTTGGATAGCGTTGTGGACAAATCCATCCCTCGCCATTCGGTACCCCGGGTTTAATTCCCAACGCGGAAGACCCTTTGTGGGTTCGaccaccgtgatattgatgtATGATGTGACATATGACCAAAGTCTGTGTGATGTTAAGGGTCATGTGACCCCATGGGGGAACTTCATGGCAAATGGTTGATAATGTGAATGCTATAATTGTTATCCTTTACGAACTGTTGATATAAAGCAGTCGGTGGAATAATCCTTTCTCTGTTTATACTACAGAGTGACTGCTATAACACAATGTTGCCACAGATCGTAGCCGGATGCAATAAGACATTTAACAGCAGACATGACAGAAGCAATTCTTCTTATGATTCTTGTATTTCCATGAAATGAAAACGGGCTAGTCATGATCATATTTTCTTCTATTGCAGTGTGCCTCCAGATCATGACAATGATCGTCTACGGGGTCAAGGTCGGAGAGTACTTCCGGAAAGTAGAGCTCCGCCATTTTAGCCACAATCTCGAATCACTGTCCATTTCTTGGTCATTTGCTTTTGCTATTGTGTCCACTCTTGTTGGCACTGCAGCAGGAGTCTGCACGTTTATAGAGCTGAGGAACATCACAATCGAAGATCTCCTTTAGAGCACACGATCTCTCTTTAAAAGTGACAGTTCTACGTTACAGAATTATCATGGGAAACGGAAAATATGAGAAACAAACTTTATGTTTTTGTCAGTGTTAATAGAAGTTTCCACTCGGATTTGAAAATGTGAACAACAAAGGACACGTGTTGCTGAAAGACGAACAACAACTGAGCATGTTAGATATGATTGAAAATATCATAAATCACTTCATCCCCTGTCAGAATATTGAACCTTAACTGTGAATTATGACCACATGACGTGGTCCGCTACCATGATGATGTCACCCGGAGGCGTCAAATGCCAAGGACATGATATAACTAATACGTGGATGTCGGTGATGATTTAAAtattaaacgagacttacctgtaaggtgAAGTTTGATATTAATTCCACCGACCCATGAAGTACTGAGGGATTACGTGAGATGTGCGCATGCGCTGAAACATCAGTCTTTAGCGTAGAAATATGGTTCCTGGCTAGCAAGGGTGGGAGTGGAGGGCACGTAATCCCTCAGTACTTCATGGGTCGGTGGAATTAATATCAAACTTcaccttacaggtaagtctcgtttaataTTTAAATTCCACCTCCCCATTCCGTACTATCGGAATCCCGTGAGATTTTAGAGTAGGAGGCATATTTCCAGAAAAGTGTTTTCCCCTCAACCACATGTTAAAGAACACACACAATACTCGTTCTCTTTCAATATGTATTCCAAAAGTACAATGAAACATTATTGCGAAAATTTTATGTCACTATGCCTAAAACCTCTACACATTAACTAGGTCGGCGAAACAGGATCAAGCTCTTCCAGAGCAAATGTATTGCTAAGAACTACTCAAATTTTCAGGTGATAGAATAgcatcactgaaaacactgtcATTTTCTACTGGTTTGTTGTAGAAACGTCCAAACACACAGTCCTTGCTCCAGCCTGCTGTATTCAGTATTGTTTTTAAAGGTACTTTAAGGTTACAGGCCTTGCTAGTGGAGGCTGCCCTTATGCTATGAGgcttaaatattttcatattgatgCCAGCATTCTTTAGCATAGTCTTCACCCATCTAGTAATGGTGTCCTTGGAGACCCTTCTGTGTGGTTTCTGTGTGGCTATGAATAAAGCTGTCTCTTCTCCTCTCAGATCCTTGGTGTGTTCACAGTATTGGGTTAGCAAAGACACTACACACAGTGCTTTGTCTGGGTATCTCTGAAAAGTTAGTTCTTTTTGTTGGTATCCTGGTCGTGTCTGTTTTAACAGGTCACCAAATCTGATCTTGACTTGTCCGTTAGAAATATCTACATTCCTGTTGTCAATCAAATGGAGAGACTGAATTCTCTGACCTGACAGCAGTAGTATCAAAGTTGCTAACTTCATTGATAGCAACAGCAAGGATTCATCTTCATTAACACCTTTTAGATATTTTATCACTGTGCTTGCGTCCCATGTCACATTATAACGAGGCAAGGAGGGCCTCAAATTAAAGACACCTTTCATAAATCTTGTGACTGTAGGGTGCTGTCCAAAGTGTGGATGGGTCAGTTCTGGCGTCTTCACAATAGCAGACAGGGCTGATCTGGCGGTGTTAATTGCCGAGTAACTGAGACCTAACTTAAACAGCTGAGCTAGGAAGTCTAAACCTTGCCTCAAAGTGGGTGAAAAGGGATTGATACTCCATTTGTTGCAAAACAACCTCCACTTTGAGAGATATGTCCCATATTGTTTGTGCGTGGTTTCTCTCCATGAGTGCAGTATGATGTCCTCAACTGCTGTTGAAAATCCCTCCGTTTGAATAGATCCCCTGATAATTTTACAGCTGCCAGTCGCAATTTCTGGTGAAGCGGGTGTAAAGCTTGTGGTCGGTTTTTCAGTGTCAGTAGGTTTGGTGATCTTGGCAGCAGCCTTGGACAATCTACTAACAATTGCAGCAGCTTGGTGAACCATGGCTGGGTTGTCCATATGGGAACCACCATTAACACGTCGGCCGCTTCTCTGTGTATCTTCTGCAAGACTGGTCCGATCACACTAAAAGGACAGAAAATATAGTCATAAGAATTTCCCCAAAAAACAGAAAAGGCATCCACTGCTTCTGCACAAGGATCAGGGTGCCAGGACACATATCTATCCAATTGTGTGTTCAGCCGTGAGGCGAACAAGTCTCTAGATGGGGTACCATAGATGGATGTTAAGGTTTGGAAAACGCTGCAATCTAATTGCCATTCCTTATCATCACACATATTCCTAGAGTGCCAGTCTGCTTCTGTGTTTTGTGTCCCTGGCAAGTAAGCTGCTGAGATCCAAATGTCTCGTTCGATGCACCACTGCCAAATTTTCCTTGTTATGCTATTGCATCCTATTTTTGTACCACCCATGTGATTAATGTAGGCAACTGCAGTGGTATTGTCTATCATTATTCTTATGTGAAGGTGACTGCCATCTGCGCAGAGTGATTTTAGCACTAACCAGGCTGCATACAGCTCTAAGGAGTTTATATGCATTTCACTTTCCTCACTAGACCAGAGTCCCTGTGCACTAACTCCATTCATAACTCCGCCCCAACCTGTCTTAGAGGCATCTGAGGTTACCAGTACATCTGGCTGACGTTGGTCAAGAAACTGTGGCCTTTTCCCCACATTGTCAATCCACCATTTTAAATCATGGATACAAGTATGATCAAGCAAAACTTTCCCATCATAGTTCCCTTTTTCCCTTTTGAGAGCCTTGTTCTTAACTATTTCCAAATGTTTATAGTACAAGGGTGCAAACATCATCCCATGTCCACTAGCATTTAGTTGTCCGATTGCTGCAGCAAGAGTCCTGATTGAGGTAGTTTTAGTCATGTTGGACTTCAGTAGGTCACGACACACT
Above is a genomic segment from Haliotis asinina isolate JCU_RB_2024 chromosome 7, JCU_Hal_asi_v2, whole genome shotgun sequence containing:
- the LOC137291115 gene encoding uncharacterized protein, which produces MDNPAMVHQAAAIVSRLSKAAAKITKPTDTEKPTTSFTPASPEIATGSCKIIRGSIQTEGFSTAVEDIILHSWRETTHKQYGTYLSKWRLFCNKWSINPFSPTLRQGLDFLAQLFKLGLSYSAINTARSALSAIVKTPELTHPHFGQHPTVTRFMKGVFNLRPSLPRYNVTWDASTVIKYLKGVNEDESLLLLSMKLATLILLLSGQRIQSLHLIDNRNVDISNGQVKIRFGDLLKQTRPGYQQKELTFQRYPDKALCVVSLLTQYCEHTKDLRGEETALFIATQKPHRRVSKDTITRWVKTMLKNAGINMKIFKPHSIRAASTSKACNLKVPLKTILNTAGWSKDCVFGRFYNKPVENDSVFSDAILSPENLSSS